The region TTCGATGGGAGGGACGGCTTGGTGCTATCGGGGATTCATCCTGAATTTCAACGACCTTCTTTCGATTATGGACTTGAGTTATAATTTCAGGAAGATGGCTGATATTCCGAGGACCCATGACAAAATCGACATTTGATATCCTTTTGAGGATCTTTGCCCCTTCCTGCTGGGCGACGCAGCCGGCAAAGCCAATAATCAGGTCTGGTTTTAATTTCTTGAGGCTGTCGAGTTTTCCAAATTCGCTGTAGGCTTTTTGTTCCGCTTTATCACGAATGCTGCACGTATTCATAATAATCATATCGGCGTCATCCTGCCGCTCTGTCAGTAAATAACCTTCCTTTTTAAGGATTCCTACCATCTGTTCGGCGTCATGATCATTCATTTGACAGCCAAATGATTTAATATAAAGTTTTTTCAAAAGGAGTTCCTTCTTTTCAGGATTCTGAATGCGTATAATCGAGAATTCGTTTGAAATCTTAGCAACTTACCTGATTCCAGTCAAAGTAAATATACGATTGTGGAGAAGTGATAGATTAAAGATGGTATTGAAAGGAGTGAGAAATATTGCAGCGGATGCTGGCTAAAACTCGATGATGATTCCCCCCATGTAAGTCCGGGGAACAGCCAGTCCGTCAGCGTATTCGAGATGATCCCCAGTCAGAAGGTTTTGTCCTGCAAGATAGAATTGAGTCCCTTTATATTGTGACGGCCGATAGCTCAGTTTGGCGTCCAACCGCCAGTAAACGGGAATTGAGAGCGAATCGGCAAAATTTGTGACAAAGTATCCCTCCTTGTAACCCAAATTGAAGCTTCCAGAAAAGCCTCGATCAAATTCCTTCATTCCACCAAAATTCAGGGTCTGAGGGGGAATATTTTCCGTAATTTCACCCTGGTTACCGCTGGTGTCAACGAGCCGTTCGTAGGTGTAGTTCAGATAAACAGAATCTTTCGGAGAAACATGATATCTAAATTGTAACTCCACTCCTCTGGCGATGACGCTATTACTATTGAAAAAGCCTAATGCTTCAACCGCCGGATTTCGAACCCAGGGACCCAGATCGACATCGTCGTCCATTCCATCTACATTCGTGTAAAAAAGATTAGATTCCGCGTCGAAGTGACGATCCAGCCAGCTTGAACGGTAACCGACCTCATAGGAAGTTATTTTAAATGGTTCTAACTGAGGATTTCCGATTCTAGCAACACCTGGGACAAGTTCCGCCTCGGTGAATCGCTGTCGAAGATTCGGAATGGTATGTGCCACTGAATAGGAGGCTCGAAAAAACTGGTTCTCATACGGGCTCCACAATGAGGTCGCTTGATAGTTAAGGTGTGGTTTCCCTGTCGAATAAGATTCCCAGGCCACTGCGCCAACGAGCGTGATACGTTCTTTAAACTGCAGTGTTTGATTAAGAAACCCGCTCCAGATACTCTCTTCGATCATCGGTTGGTCCATAAATGTGAATTCGGAAGCGACTTGGCTGGTATGATAAGCAAACCCGTAGGCCGAATAATCCCCTGCTCCCCATTCTATTCGGTGAAGAATTTCTTCGTCATATTGGAAGTACTGGAGTTCGTCAACGGAGCCAGTTAAAGTTGGAGAAATATTGAACCAGTAGTCGTTTCGCGAACTTAAAATCTCCAAATCTGAACGTTCCGAAGATTTAAGGTGGAATTTGAGCATTTGAAAATTACTTTTAAATTTATCCTGAGCGGTTGGATCATTTGAAATTCCGGAATCGCTCATTCCGCCTCCAGCGAAAATTTCCAGGTCTGAATCCTTTGTCGGATTTACGTTCATTCGCAAGTTAAAATTGTGGCCTCGGAAGAAATCGTTCGCAGTTGTCCCGTCTGCCACGCTATCAAAACCTCCCTGACCCTGAAAGGTGTGACTGACTCGAAAATTAACATTGCGGAAAGCACCTTCAACCGATTCGGAAGTCAATACAGTTTCTTGATTTCCTTCGGTCACTTGTAGAGAGCCTGCCGTAGAGCCATCTGGTTTTTTGGTAATGATATTGATGACGCCGAGTCCCGCCCCTGTACCATAGAGTGCCGCATTGGGACCGCGAATGATTTCAATCCGTTCAATATCTTGAATGGAGTAGGGAAGTTGGGCCCAGTAGACCCCTCCCGACTCTGTTGAATAAACTCTTCTTCCGTCGACAAGAATCAAAATATTGCGTGCAAGGGATTCGGCGAATCCCCGTATCGAAACAATCGCTCGATTTCCAAGAATGGTCTGGTGGCCATCCTCAACATTCATGCCGGGTCGAAAACGAAATAGGTCCCAAATATTCGTGGCACCAGAGGCCTTGATCTCTTCCGATGTAATGACTTCAACTGCAATCGGCGCCTCTTGAATCAATTGAGGCCGACGAGACGCGGTGGTGACCTTTGCTTCTTCTTCGTAAAACTGAAACGCATCGTCACCGGACGCCCAAGCATCGAAGACATTCACGAAAGAGAACAGCATTCCGACTGAGAAGAGTGAAAAACAATACGGTTTCACGCTTTCAAGTATATCAAGCAAAATCAGACTGTCAATGAAGTGCGAAATACAGGAAAGTTACTGGAGTTGAACGCAATGTTATCGGTTCGAATTGATTTTGACGATATCCAGAAGGGAACTTCTTAAAGTTAAAGCGGCGTTTCCTTTATTTTGGAAAATCTCGAGATACCCTGAACTATTGATCACGAACGATGATTCTCCTTCAGCCGCCTCTCCATAATAAGTCTTACCAGAAGTCAGGGTGGTGGAACCCAGCATGAGTTGAGAGGAATTGAGCTGAATTCCCGATAGATCAGCAGATTTTATATTGGTAACCAGATTTCCATAATGGTCGATATAAACGATTTGTCCGGTGACCTGGTTCTTTTCAATCATGGGTTTTTGAATGGGAAGTTTAACCGGATTTTCAATGAGTTTACCAAAAGACCCGCTCTCCATTTCAGTCGAGAGCCAGGCAGCTACGGGAGCAAAAATATCTCTCCCATGAAACGTTTGTCCTACGGAGGGCAAGAAAAATTTCTTTTCAGTGATTTCATAAATCTGGCAGGGCCCATCTTCCTCAAAAATATAGCTCAGGATTCCATTGTCCGGTGCCAGGAAAAAGCCTGATCGGCTGACCACCAGTAGCGGTTTTCGACTGCTCCCAACTCCAGGGTCAACGACCACGACGTGAATACTTCCTTTTGGAAAATAACGGAAGGCTGAAGCAATGATAAAAGCTCCTTTGATAATTGAAAAGGGGGGAACATCATGGGAAATGTCCACAATCTTGATTTCCGGATTGATCTGTAATATCACTCCTTTAACGCTACCGACAAAGTGATCTTGATGCCCGAAATCGGTTGTCAGGGTGATAACCGGTTTCATACAGCCCCGTTAAAATAGATTTTTACGATTTCATATTCCACCGTTTTACCAGGGGCATTTATTTTTACGGAAGCTCCGACTTTATGCCCAATCAGGGCTTTAGCGACCGGTGAATGAATGGAGATCGTGTTGTTCTTGAGGCTCGCTTCATCGACTCCGACAAGCGTGAAGGTT is a window of Nitrospirota bacterium DNA encoding:
- a CDS encoding TonB-dependent receptor plug domain-containing protein; the protein is MNVFDAWASGDDAFQFYEEEAKVTTASRRPQLIQEAPIAVEVITSEEIKASGATNIWDLFRFRPGMNVEDGHQTILGNRAIVSIRGFAESLARNILILVDGRRVYSTESGGVYWAQLPYSIQDIERIEIIRGPNAALYGTGAGLGVINIITKKPDGSTAGSLQVTEGNQETVLTSESVEGAFRNVNFRVSHTFQGQGGFDSVADGTTANDFFRGHNFNLRMNVNPTKDSDLEIFAGGGMSDSGISNDPTAQDKFKSNFQMLKFHLKSSERSDLEILSSRNDYWFNISPTLTGSVDELQYFQYDEEILHRIEWGAGDYSAYGFAYHTSQVASEFTFMDQPMIEESIWSGFLNQTLQFKERITLVGAVAWESYSTGKPHLNYQATSLWSPYENQFFRASYSVAHTIPNLRQRFTEAELVPGVARIGNPQLEPFKITSYEVGYRSSWLDRHFDAESNLFYTNVDGMDDDVDLGPWVRNPAVEALGFFNSNSVIARGVELQFRYHVSPKDSVYLNYTYERLVDTSGNQGEITENIPPQTLNFGGMKEFDRGFSGSFNLGYKEGYFVTNFADSLSIPVYWRLDAKLSYRPSQYKGTQFYLAGQNLLTGDHLEYADGLAVPRTYMGGIIIEF
- a CDS encoding SAM-dependent chlorinase/fluorinase, producing MKPVITLTTDFGHQDHFVGSVKGVILQINPEIKIVDISHDVPPFSIIKGAFIIASAFRYFPKGSIHVVVVDPGVGSSRKPLLVVSRSGFFLAPDNGILSYIFEEDGPCQIYEITEKKFFLPSVGQTFHGRDIFAPVAAWLSTEMESGSFGKLIENPVKLPIQKPMIEKNQVTGQIVYIDHYGNLVTNIKSADLSGIQLNSSQLMLGSTTLTSGKTYYGEAAEGESSFVINSSGYLEIFQNKGNAALTLRSSLLDIVKINSNR